Proteins encoded by one window of Haliotis asinina isolate JCU_RB_2024 chromosome 6, JCU_Hal_asi_v2, whole genome shotgun sequence:
- the LOC137286993 gene encoding neogenin-like has translation MMRAGSLIVVLVLLLGNTDHVVGKKKNKDLPLTVEKHAKCKYYKKGHVGVCSLATNTQVKTLALKKGGDNCPHTKNITVSCNTMTCKYRFAGWGSCNRADNTRVKLFKLRDGQPETCPTEKRKFRQCKTSSKKKVDCRYKKGHWSKCDPLTLIKTRSLTLKKGDRSECPNVKTVMKKCLLKNKLGTKSNGLPISETAVNNSTESVFSLRLPEAPSQPQVVESDVTDTSVKLTWMPGLRAQQDKLLGYIIEYFSISGQKHDWVTASKEITVNMYTVQNLQPGTSYMFQVRAKNEIGISQASPPSDTIRTHNRVYSAPSRPTHLRLRPSSNSVVVDWAPPPPSDLVDGYILSYGKGIPDTHSTVVDKHHLSYTIHQLEPNTEYVVKLVGFNKIGVGQPLYDAVKTLKKWRRNSALTPPVGIHGSAQSESSIIVAWTDGNQKAGVELPDNYLYLVRYRHKHEQYQYVDTSDTSVQIHKLKPFTEYEVSVHVTDGRENSSWSMSSLILTHESAPATQPTDLTVLSDTQDSIAIYWQPPTQANGVITGYTVLYTTNKTLDDRDWMVMQALGEDLSTRLNNVKPRQTYYFKVQARNRKGYGPFSNVVAFTTSAAAPGTAPSDITVTVADDKGDTALISWQPPAIPNGIITGYLIYYSTDDTKPDRDWVLEGVLGDTLTSIITDLTPCTKYFFKIQARNEEGYGPLSRSSMIRTSGTGDVVCSPETRATYNKLPPVGLKARKITAESALLTWKDTQKKGHHKENIEYIVRYKSVKPSLDSSFKNLSVHDPFVVIGELEANTEYEMSVMSVRYGEHSPWSMTLAVKTKETAPGGPPEDVTVTAVSGSNHGTVIVTWQPPAKTNGLITGYLVYYTATEDAETQDWVMEGVGGDRLSIVIKDLTPDTQYYIKVQARNRKGFGPMSKVVKYTVSEAGCTEPGCSRPTNPCKNSPCPRGTTCVTMETDDARYVCVCSDGKMRTDCTMEDGLL, from the exons ATGATGCGGGCTGGTAGCCTTATAGTAGTGCTGGTACTGTTGCTAGGTAACACTGACCATGTGGTTGGGAAAAAGAAGAACAAAGACTTGCCACTCACAG TTGAGAAGCACGCCAAGTGCAAGTATTATAAGAAGGGCCATGTTGGGGTCTGTAGCCTTGCCACAAACACCCAGGTCAAAACACTGGCTCTCAAGAAAGGGGGAGATAACTGTCCCCATACCAAGAACATAACAGTGTCCTGCAACACTATGA CATGCAAGTACCGGTTTGCGGGCTGGGGGTCCTGTAATAGAGCTGACAACACCCGAGTGAAGTTGTTCAAACTCCGAGATGGACAGCCAGAAACTTGCCCAACAGAGAAAAGGAAGTTTCGTCAATGTAAAACAAGCTCTAAAAAGAAAG TTGACTGTAGATACAAGAAAGGTCATTGGTCCAAGTGTGACCCTTTGACACTGATCAAGACCAGGTCTTTGACCTTGAAGAAAGGGGACAGATCTGAATGTCCGAATGTGAAAACAGTGATGAAGAAatgcttgttaaaaaacaagTTAGGCACTAAATCTAATGGTTTGCCCATTTCAG AGACAGCAGTTAACAATTCCACAGAGTCAGTGTTCAGCTTGAGGCTGCCTGAGGCGCCGTCTCAGCCCCAGGTGGTGGAGTCGGACGTTACTGACACCAGCGTGAAGCTGACATGGATGCCAGGACTCCGTGCACAGCAAGACAAACTGCTTGGCTACATCATTGAGTACTTTAGCATCAGTGGGCAGAAACAT gattgggtgacagcATCCAAGGAAATCACAGTGAACATGTACACTGTACAGAACCTGCAGCCAGGAACATCGTACATGTTCCAGGTCCGAGCCAAGAACGAGATTGGCATCAGCCAGGCCAGTCCTCCCTCAGACACCATCAGGACACATA ACAGGGTCTACAGTGCTCCGTCCCGCCCTACTCATTTACGTCTGAGGCCAAGTAGCAACAGTGTAGTTGTTGACTGGGCTCCGCCTCCACCAAGTGACCTTGTGGACGGTTATATCCTCAGCTACGGGAAGGGTATCCCTGACACCCACAGCACAGTGGTGGACAAGCATCATCTGTCATATACCATTCATCAACTAG AGCCAAACACAGAGTATGTGGTGAAACTTGTTGGCTTCAACAAGATTGGAGTGGGTCAGCCTCTTTATGATGCAGTCAAGACACTCAAAA AGTGGCGCCGGAACAGTGCACTAACGCCACCAGTCGGGATACACGGCAGCGCCCAGTCTGAATCCTCCATCATAGTGGCGTGGACCGACGGGAACCAAAAGGCAGGGGTAGAGCTTCCTGACAACTACTTGTACCTGGTACGATACCGTCACAAGCACGAACAGTACCAGTATGTGGACACTTCTGACACCAGCGTACAGATACACAAACTCAAGCCATTCACAGAATATGAGGTGTCGGTCCATGTTACAGATGGAAGGGAAAACTCTTCATGGAGCATGTCATCTCTGATTTTGACCCATGAATCAG CACCTGCCACACAACCCACAGACCTCACTGTTCTCAGCGACACACAGGACTCCATTGCCATTTACTGGCAGCCCCCAACCCAGGCCAATGGGGTCATCACAG GCTACACAGTTCTCTACACCACTAACAAAACATTGGATGACAGAGATTGGATGGTGATGCAGGCGCTAGGCGAAGATCTGTCCACCCGCCTGAACAATGTGAAGCCAAGGCAGACGTATTACTTCAAGGTGCAGGCTCGGAACAGGAAGGGTTATGGACCATTCTCTAATGTTGTCGCCTTCACCACCTCGGCAGCAG CTCCAGGCACAGCACCATCAGACATCACTGTGACAGTTGCAGATGACAAAGGTGACACTGCTCTGATCAGCTGGCAACCTCCTGCCATTCCTAATGGCATCATCACAG GCTACCTGATCTACTACTCCACGGATGATACAAAGCCGGACAGGGACTGGGTGTTGGAGGGCGTGCTGGGTGACACCCTGACCTCCATCATCACCGACCTCACTCCCTGCACCAAGTACTTCTTCAAGATACAAGCGCGGAATGAGGAGGGATATGGACCTCTGTCTCGCTCATCCATGATCAGAACATCTGGCACAG GGGATGTAGTCTGCTCACCAGAGACAAGAGCCACGTACAACAAGTTACCTCCAGTGGGTCTCAAGGCCCGCAAGATTACTGCTGAATCAGCACTTCTCACCTGGAAAGACACTCAAAAGAAGGGACACCACAAAGAAAACATTGAATACATCGTCCGGTACAAGAGTGTAAAGCCATCGCTGGACTCAAGCTTTAAGAACCTATCTGTTCATGACCCATTCGTTGTGATTGGTGAGCTTGAGGCCAATACGGAATATGAGATGTCTGTCATGTCGGTACGGTATGGTGAGCACAGCCCATGGAGCATGACGCTTGCAGTCAAGACTAAAGAAACAG CACCTGGAGGTCCACCGGAAGACGTTACTGTGACAGCAGTCTCAGGGAGCAACCATGGCACTGTGATTGTCACTTGGCAGCCACCAGCCAAGACTAATGGTTTAATTACAG GGTACCTGGTGTACTACACAGCGACAGAGGATGCTGAGACACAAGACTGGGTGATGGAGGGGGTTGGAGGGGATCGTCTGTCCATTGTGATCAAGGACCTGACCCCTGACACACAATATTACATCAAGGTGCAGGCACGAAACAGGAAGGGGTTTGGTCCGATGTCAAAGGTTGTCAAGTATACTGTCTCCGAAGCAGGATGTACAG AACCAGGATGTTCGCGTCCCACAAACCCTTGCAAGAATAGTCCTTGTCCTCGGGGTACTACCTGtgtcaccatggagactgatgATGCcaggtatgtttgtgtgtgcagTGATGGGAAGATGCGCACAGACTGCACTATGGAAGATGGCCTGTTGTAG
- the LOC137286482 gene encoding uncharacterized protein codes for MSDSISLTSISVGEALRMCKTTTDIDVIIELSKHDNPQVRQRALKEMCPCRVKKDLDDFWRRVVQMIDDEADNVRMQVLHTLCDGSPQHMEFAVAEALEVFNRDSNKEIRRKAHKALTSYRTRGKWNIL; via the coding sequence ATGTCGGACTCTATTTCCTTGACATCCATATCTGTTGGAGAAGCCCTCCGTATGTGCAAGACAACTACTGACATTGACGTTATTATAGAGTTGTCTAAACATGACAACCCTCAAGTCCGCCAGAGGGCGCTGAAAGAGATGTGTCCTTGCCGCGTGAAGAAGGACCTTGACGATTTCTGGCGGCGAGTGGTGCAGATGATTGACGACGAGGCAGACAATGTCCGAATGCAGGTTCTGCACACTCTCTGCGACGGTTCTCCACAGCACATGGAGTTCGCCGTAGCGGAAGCTCTGGAGGTGTTCAACCGTGACAGCAACAAGGAAATCAGGAGAAAGGCCCACAAAGCCCTCACGTCGTACAGAACGAGAGGCAAGTGGAACATCTTGTGA